A single Primulina eburnea isolate SZY01 chromosome 11, ASM2296580v1, whole genome shotgun sequence DNA region contains:
- the LOC140804544 gene encoding uncharacterized protein has translation MAKNKPHADLCTQEITNFNIQLLTDLCSSSTRESLNWEKPKFQKGGTQNEKQISVDPVSIKPAQNSKWEGKGGISSKFLSFSLPSSVTSSPSKQQQQQKKAKRKGGHHVTNPLYRQQSVAITNLEQLRERHMRRSKSCGEGRTCQPSVDFDLLSHAIKIDTLQETEKRPEYSGADDHHLHHGMVLKNSESVPCDQADRFKCGVLCLFLPGFGKNAKPVRSRKHIPHPADHMGVNEGHVVVSQRVSLEKFECGSWRSSAIYMNNEDDGDSSSSLFFDLPMELIRCSNVNDAELPVTTGFVFDKSTTTNNSNTSRKGGLKNSSTVNNTVNSSAASASRLLHSVSMSNSCRHVHFSALSPTLSPASPSSCITPRLRKAREEFNAFLEAQNA, from the coding sequence ATGGCAAAGAACAAGCCTCACGCTGATCTCTGCACACAAGAAATCACTAATTTCAACATACAACTGCTTACTGATCTATGTTCAAGTAGCACTCGTGAAAGCTTAAATTGGGAAAAGCCCAAGTTTCAAAAAGGAGGAACACAAAACGAGAAGCAAATCTCAGTGGATCCGGTTTCAATAAAACCAGCTCAGAATTCTAAATGGGAGGGAAAGGGCGGTATCAGTAGCAAGTTCCTGAGCTTTAGCCTCCCAAGCTCGGTCACTTCGTCACCGTcgaagcagcagcagcagcagaagaaGGCCAAACGTAAAGGTGGTCATCACGTCACCAACCCATTATATCGTCAGCAATCGGTGGCCATCACCAATTTGGAGCAGCTCCGTGAGAGGCACATGAGGAGGAGCAAGTCTTGTGGGGAAGGCCGGACGTGCCAACCATCAGTCGACTTTGATCTTTTGTCTCATGCTATCAAGATCGATACCCTTCAAGAAACTGAGAAAAGACCAGAATACTCTGGAGCCGATGATCATCATTTGCATCATGGTATGGTACTTAAAAACTCGGAATCGGTTCCGTGTGACCAAGCCGACAGGTTCAAATGTGGAGTACTTTGCTTGTTCCTCCCAGGATTCGGAAAGAATGCAAAACCGGTGAGGTCAAGAAAACATATTCCACATCCAGCTGATCACATGGGAGTCAATGAAGGACATGTAGTGGTCTCCCAGAGAGTTTCTCTCGAGAAGTTCGAATGCGGGTCGTGGAGATCATCGGCCATTTATATGAACAATGAAGATGACGGGGACAGCTCTTCAAGTCTGTTTTTTGATCTGCCGATGGAGCTAATACGGTGCAGTAATGTTAATGATGCTGAGCTCCCCGTCACGACTGGTTTCGTGTTCGATAAAAGCACCACCACCAACAACAGTAATACAAGTAGAAAAGGAGGTCTCAAGAATAGCAGTACGGTCAACAACACTGTTAATTCAAGTGCAGCATCTGCATCCAGACTGTTGCACAGTGTATCTATGTCTAATTCATGTCGCCATGTTCATTTTTCTGCATTGTCTCCTACACTCAGTCCTGCTTCACCGAGTTCTTGCATCACGCCACGCCTCCGCAAAGCCAGAGAGGAATTTAATGCATTTTTAGAAGCACAGAATGCATGA
- the LOC140805684 gene encoding uncharacterized protein isoform X3, translating into MGDRLDLATIRARKAATERQSPFAGNNRVHGERGAHVSHDNGRRGMSSALPEAVRGSDLQVSKKTTSSLSNKVSDSRVANVEGGEARKRIPEEVRKKTGDEEIRYPKKTRVEVLGATSKNSRNKHIFVDGVNHKEKADSFWDLSDPEIGWKKGRSIVGDFDMLQLFVCKNLFFQNMVSEPSHNQFSAPFPNLVTINLCSV; encoded by the exons ATGG GTGATAGGCTTGATTTGGCTACCATTCGGGCTCGCAAGGCCGCAACGGAGAGACAATCTCCGTTCGCAGGGAACAATAGAGTGCATGGTGAACGTGGAGCTCATGTTTCACATGATAATGGACGCAGGGGTATGTCATCTGCACTACCTGAGGCTGTCCGTGGTTCAGATCTTCAAGTTTCCAAGAAAACTACTTCTTCTTTGTCAAACAAAGTTTCAGACTCTCGAGTTGCGAATGTTGAAGGGGGAGAGGCGAGGAAAAGAATTCCCGAAGAAGTGCGAAAGAAAACTGGCGATGAAGAAATAAGATATCCTAAGAAAACCCGTGTAGAAGTACTTGGAGCAACTTCCAAGAATTCACGTAACAAACATATTTTTGTTGATGGGGTGAATCATAAAGAGAAAGCTGATTCTTTCTGGGACTTAAGTGATCCGGAGATTGGATGGAAGAAAGGACGAAGTATTGTGGGAGACTTTGATATGCTCCAACTGTTCGTGTGTAAGAATCTTTTCTTTCAAAATATGGTTTCCGAACCTAGTCACAATCAATTTAGTGCCCCTTTTCCGAACCTAGTCACGATCAATCTATGTTCCGTATGA
- the LOC140805684 gene encoding uncharacterized protein isoform X1, whose amino-acid sequence MTEARRAYQLQCRALGLFDELFDPRSLLGNGDRLDLATIRARKAATERQSPFAGNNRVHGERGAHVSHDNGRRGMSSALPEAVRGSDLQVSKKTTSSLSNKVSDSRVANVEGGEARKRIPEEVRKKTGDEEIRYPKKTRVEVLGATSKNSRNKHIFVDGVNHKEKADSFWDLSDPEIGWKKGRSIVGDFDMLQLFVCKNLFFQNMVSEPSHNQFSAPFPNLVTINLCSV is encoded by the exons ATGACAGAGGCTCGTCGTGCTTACCAACTGCAGTGTCGTGCCTTAGGTCTTTTTGATGAATTGTTTGACCCTAGGAGTTTACTGGGCAATG GTGATAGGCTTGATTTGGCTACCATTCGGGCTCGCAAGGCCGCAACGGAGAGACAATCTCCGTTCGCAGGGAACAATAGAGTGCATGGTGAACGTGGAGCTCATGTTTCACATGATAATGGACGCAGGGGTATGTCATCTGCACTACCTGAGGCTGTCCGTGGTTCAGATCTTCAAGTTTCCAAGAAAACTACTTCTTCTTTGTCAAACAAAGTTTCAGACTCTCGAGTTGCGAATGTTGAAGGGGGAGAGGCGAGGAAAAGAATTCCCGAAGAAGTGCGAAAGAAAACTGGCGATGAAGAAATAAGATATCCTAAGAAAACCCGTGTAGAAGTACTTGGAGCAACTTCCAAGAATTCACGTAACAAACATATTTTTGTTGATGGGGTGAATCATAAAGAGAAAGCTGATTCTTTCTGGGACTTAAGTGATCCGGAGATTGGATGGAAGAAAGGACGAAGTATTGTGGGAGACTTTGATATGCTCCAACTGTTCGTGTGTAAGAATCTTTTCTTTCAAAATATGGTTTCCGAACCTAGTCACAATCAATTTAGTGCCCCTTTTCCGAACCTAGTCACGATCAATCTATGTTCCGTATGA
- the LOC140805684 gene encoding uncharacterized protein isoform X2: MRFCFSQIWISWLIGGQKGDRLDLATIRARKAATERQSPFAGNNRVHGERGAHVSHDNGRRGMSSALPEAVRGSDLQVSKKTTSSLSNKVSDSRVANVEGGEARKRIPEEVRKKTGDEEIRYPKKTRVEVLGATSKNSRNKHIFVDGVNHKEKADSFWDLSDPEIGWKKGRSIVGDFDMLQLFVCKNLFFQNMVSEPSHNQFSAPFPNLVTINLCSV, encoded by the exons ATGAGATTCTGTTTCAGTCAAATATGGATCTCTTGGCTAATCGGTGGACAGAAAG GTGATAGGCTTGATTTGGCTACCATTCGGGCTCGCAAGGCCGCAACGGAGAGACAATCTCCGTTCGCAGGGAACAATAGAGTGCATGGTGAACGTGGAGCTCATGTTTCACATGATAATGGACGCAGGGGTATGTCATCTGCACTACCTGAGGCTGTCCGTGGTTCAGATCTTCAAGTTTCCAAGAAAACTACTTCTTCTTTGTCAAACAAAGTTTCAGACTCTCGAGTTGCGAATGTTGAAGGGGGAGAGGCGAGGAAAAGAATTCCCGAAGAAGTGCGAAAGAAAACTGGCGATGAAGAAATAAGATATCCTAAGAAAACCCGTGTAGAAGTACTTGGAGCAACTTCCAAGAATTCACGTAACAAACATATTTTTGTTGATGGGGTGAATCATAAAGAGAAAGCTGATTCTTTCTGGGACTTAAGTGATCCGGAGATTGGATGGAAGAAAGGACGAAGTATTGTGGGAGACTTTGATATGCTCCAACTGTTCGTGTGTAAGAATCTTTTCTTTCAAAATATGGTTTCCGAACCTAGTCACAATCAATTTAGTGCCCCTTTTCCGAACCTAGTCACGATCAATCTATGTTCCGTATGA